Within Buteo buteo chromosome 10, bButBut1.hap1.1, whole genome shotgun sequence, the genomic segment CAGCTCTTTCATGTTATACTGGACATAGAAATACAGTCTACTGATAGACAAACCGAATTAACTCCCCCATGGGAGAACTTCACAACAAAAGATATCAATCCAACCATTCTCTTCTCCTCTCATCAGGAGCATCAGGACACTCTTGCTTTGGCAGGTAAAAGCTGCACAGATTTATTCAATTTACATGCTTACCTGTGTGCTGAACTTTGttttgcttgattttatttatttggtgctctgtgctgcaggtAGAGGTCCCACTGATTCACCCCAGGATAACATAAGAAATGTTGGACAGAGTGCATTCTTCTCATCTCTCAGCTGGCAAGGTATGCAGGTTTGGTCTTCAAAGTAAAATATGCTTCGAACAAgataaacaactttttttttttttttttctctcccctccctggaGCACAGAGTCAGGCTGAAGGATCTGATTGTAACATGTCTTTCCCATTAGATCACAATATATTGCTGGTCACACCCTTCTGTTGCAATTGAGTGGGAATTAATTTCCTACAATGTCCTCTTCAAACATTGCCTGCTTGTGCTGTATATGACAATTATTGACATAGTTCTGGTGTAAAGCTTCGCCCAAGGCCTCCTTGATGCTAAAACCAAACTTAAGCTGCTTTTTCCTAATGTTGCACTTTATATATAGTGCTGTGAGAACACAGCACCGAGGGTGTTTGAGAGGCTGTTTAATAATGCTGAACATCTTGAAAATCTCACAGCACTGCCGAACGCAGCGTTCCTCCTCTGGCATCAGTGCCGCGTTGGGTAGGAACCTGGTGTCAGCGATCCCTGCGGGCACAGCTAGGAGGGTGGTTTGTGTCACTAGTCCTTTACAATGAGCCTTGTTTTGCCTGGATTTTGAGGCATGGCTGCAGATCGTCCTGGATGCTTGGTCCTGACCCAGAAACTCATTCAGTTTGCATCTCTGGGCGTTACACTTGCTGACTCTTCAGGCTTGAGGAGAGTCAATTAACCCCTGTCTTTGTTTCCTGATCAATAAAGCTGGCTCCTTACACTACAGACCAGCAAAGACTCTAAGTGAATCTTTGCAAAGGactcttgttttaaaatctagCAAAACGCTGCTGTGATATTCTCGGTAgctttttgttctgcttgtaAGCTGATTTTTACGGGACCTCTGTGATGACAAAACTAACAGCTACCTAATTTTATCTTTAATCATCGTTTAGATCAGAAATCTGACAAAAGTAGCTCTCACCCCACCTCAGAGGATCGAGCAGCGTTGGTGCATGAGGAAAGCGAACAGTCAGATGACGAACTCTTGTCCCTTTCCAGTCAGCACAGTAATGCCAGCGGTGACAAGCCTCACGGGAcaccaaaacacagcaaaaagcagcaagagcctcCGGCACCACCTCCGCCTGAAGACGTGGACCTGCTGGGCCTGGACGGTAGCCCTATGAGCAAGAGTTTTCCCTCGCAGCCCACTGCTGCTCCCTCTAACTCAGACTTGCTGAAtgatttgtttggggttggtgGGCCAAGTTCCCAGAGTCAAAGCGGACAGCCCGCCGCTGAGGAGGTCTTCCATGTGGGGGGACCTGGATCCGTGCAGTCAACTCCTCGGCGTTCCGCAGCTTCggcatccccatccccgtccccaaGGGTAGGAGAAGGTAATAGTGGCTATGCCTAGCGTGTGACTTGGGGCACGTGCTTTGGGAATCCCACTTGGGTGATCTGCTCTGGGCTGTTGGATTCCTCTTGGGTACAATCGTTTCAGGCAAATTAAGAACTCTGAGGGATCCCAAGAGGCCAGCCAGCTCCTTTACTCTGAGACAGGAGTTGGTGTGTCTTCACAGTCAAGAACACAAACCAGATTATCTAGTTTGCTCCCTAAAGTCTCTACTGGAGCTCACTCAAGTGTTTGGCTGGCTCCTTACACTGATGGCCACTGGAGATCATATGGTTTGCTCTTACTATGTGTCCAATGATGCATATGAGGAGAATatgtattcatttaaaaaaaaaaaaaagcctcttagGTTTTCAGGTAGACCCATAGCAGTTTGaatttaatttcccttttaaCTTTAGGGAGTTTGGAGCTATGATACTGATCCTGGACTATGAAATATGGCTGCGCAGTTCTGTTCTTTCTGCAGACAGGTTAGGCACTATAAGATgatcttttgtttcttcaaagaCAGATTGAGACCAGGCTGGCAGAAGTAGTGGTTCAATAGCTATTAGCAAGAGGGATCTTTTGGAGGGTCAAGTGAACAGAGGAGAGCAAGTGAAAAATCACATGTAAGTGAACAGATGAAGAACCCAATCTAAGTTACTCAGATTCACTGAGGGCCTTGGGAAGAGATGGTCAGTTTTACTAAAGTCAAAATGCCAGCAAGTGGCCGGATCTGACAGCAGGTCTCTGTGCACCACACTGAGCTGCATCAGCCTCCCCGTGTTTGGTTTGGCCTAATCCTTTATGTTTCAGTTTAAGAGCTGACATCATCAACATGTACCTGATTCAAAGAGCACAGTATGCTTATTTAACTTTTTCTCAGCAACTAATAGCTTAAAGCATTTGCAGCACCTGCCAACTTTCTTGTACAGAAATggtgttttttcattttgttaaggAGGTGCAGGCTTGGACGATGCTGGGGCTGACACCGGTAGCACCTGCCACAGGACGGCCGTGCAGCCAGTTCCTGAAGGCTCTTATGGAGTCCTCTGTTCTCagctagaataaaaaaatcctgcaggCTTGGGGAGGTTTGCTAGTACACTTAAATAAGAGCTTGTGAGATAAGTGAAGACTAGTAATTTATTAAGTATCCTGAACAATGAGTAACATAAGTAATGAGTAGCATTATTAACACAATGCATAGCTTCTCAGGATTGTATCTTTCTTACAGTAGTATATACCACATCTCTGTTCGGGATACTCTTTACCTTAAACTTGTTGGCAAGTAAGAATTGGAGTGACTTCATAGGGGTTTCTTTTGTTGGTTGGgcttgttggattttttttttacatgaaagaCAGCAGGCTAAACAAATTGATCAAAAATGGAGTTTGAGAATGAACTGGATTTTTGTAACAAGTGATGCTATGTAGGAAAGATACCAGTTATTTTCTAAAGCTATTTCCGAAAGATGGTCCTTTTACCCTCAACATGTGTAATCTTTAACAGCCTAAGATCATCTTGGACTGCGTTCAGCTCTTGAGAGGAAGCAGGATTTGCACCAGGCTCCAGGCTGTCCCTTACCATCCATTTATGTATTGGCACTATGTGCAAGCTGAAACTTCATCTGAAGTGTCTAAGTATCTAAATACTCACTTTGACTACGCCTAAATTCAGCCCCTCTCTTTGGAAAAGACAGATGGGATCAACAAGTGTGTTGCTGTGACCAAGCCACATAGCTTGCTCTATCCCCTAGCATATGGCTAGGGTACTGATATTTTCCAGTTGCTCTCTCATAGTCACCTGCTGTCTCCTATTTGTTATCTGCAGGTATTAGGTTTTCTTCTCCACACACCAGTGTCTTTTCCCTGAAGCACGTTCATTGCACAAGTTAATGAATTAGTTTTCTCAAATATGTTTTTACAGCCACTGCCTTTGATCCATTTGGAAGTAGCCCTAAGCAAACTGGTCCAGACCTCCTGGGTTCCTTTCTTGGTTCATCAGCTGTCCCTGGTGATCCTTTCCTTCAAGCAACAAGAAGTCCTTCACCAACTGTGCACAGCGATCCCTTTCACATGGGTAAGAAAGTGAGGCTTTTCTAGTACATTTAAGTAAACgtaaaatgctgcttttaaatagTGATGGAGCCATTAAGTACAAACTGATGCTTACCATAAAATGACTGTAAACCACAGAAACCCCAGCAAACAGGAAAGAGCTTTTTGTCTTCAGACTTAAAGCATATTCATAATTTGAAGTGTGGTAGGATGAGACTAGTTTTGCTCAAGTCTTATACTTAATTAATAAGCTATTTGTATACATGAAAAAAGAGACCATGAAGAATGTCTGCCTGCATATTCCTGTGGTTATGAGGTCTCGTTTGAACCAAACTACCATTAATTGAGCTAAATAGAGCATGGCATATTAAGCCTGCTAGAGAAAACACATATCCTTTGGTGATTTTAATTACAGGCATCTGCTTTCTTTAGTTCTGATGATAACCCTGGACAAATTCACAGTTGAATTTGACTCTTATTTgaagagaaggattttttttcattggacttttttcttctttttgtttgaaatgttcCTTAGTtgtccctttctcccccccatGCCAAAATTGAATGTTGTAACCTTCTGTGAACCACATTCAGATACAAATTTGTTTGTGTCTGATCATCTAATGCATGTCCCTTGGGTGCAACAGTCTCACTGGAAAGCCAGAATGACTAAGGAGGGAACTAGTGTGCTGCTGGCACTGTTCGTATCCTTGCTTTGCCAAACTCGGGTATTGGATATTAACTCTGTGAATAAGATGGTTGGGTCACACTTGGAGCTGGCTGAAATAATGAAAGTAATTGAAATGGTATCCCAGCGTGATGAGCTATTAAATTACAGTGCTAGTATCTGCAGATAATGAAATGCTGGCAGGGTGAACTGCATAGATGTACAGGCTTTATTTGATACAGGGTTAAGGGAAGGACTGTGTGTGTTCTTACTGGTTTACATCTGTGTGGGCTGCTgtgctttatttgttttctccataGTTGCCCTTTGCTTGCAGAATATTTCCTTGGGTTGAGATGTattcagaaacacaaaaccacatGTGTTATTCTGGTGGTAAGGTTTTTATAAATAAGTATATAAAGCCTCTGACCAAAGCTACCATGAAATGAACTCTGTAGATCCGTGTCCTTCCACACTTAACTCTGTATAGCATGACAtgacaaaaaaatgttaaatttgtAATGCCCATAGTGAGGAAGAAGTTCACTTCTAATTGGCAAATGGTAGGCGAACGCAATActgtttctccttctccttgcccCCTGCTCTTCCTAGATGCTGGATTATGTTGGTTTTGCTCTACTGCTTTAAGATATTTATATGTAATCATTCTGCTTAGCTTCTAGCACACCAACGGTTTCCATACAACCAGATGTTTCCGGTGGTTGGGACTGGGCCAACAAACCAGGTATGTATCATAAAAATTCAGGActtctaacaaaaaaacccttaaggAGTCctgagagaggagaggcagagggaaaATGCTACCAGTGACTGCAGTGAACAGGTTCCCCCCGTCTGCTGCTTAGCACTTTGACTAATACAACAAAACTTTGATCAAGACTTTGGTCTCATCTGAACTGCAGCAGGTATGCTGTAACTGTTGTCCTGGTCTCCCAGTTGTCCAGGAGAGGATCTGGCTAAAGACTACCAAACTCtttctgttcaaaaaaaaaatctgggtttCTTTCCTCAAGAAACCAGGGCCTGAAGTGGGAAAAGTGCTTGGTGAGGGTGTACATAGTTGTGTTTTATTCCAGTGTGGAGCCACGTGAAGGACCTGGGAAGTGCTATGCATTCCTGGGATGCCAATAAATAATAGCATGATTCTCTCTAATCTTGGGAGACTATGTATGTCCTACCAAAAGTTGTTTCCTGAAGGCTTCTGGTTCTTAAAATATATCAATTTGTCATAATTACTGTGTCACTGAAGACAGTCTGGGGaacatttttattgctgatCCTAACTGTGAGTGGGTGTGTGACTAGTCTGGGCCAACGCTGAGTTGAGACTGCTTAGGAACCTGACAAGAGTATACTTAATTTTAACAGCAGTCTTCTAACATCATGTGACTAAGCACTGGGTAAGAGCTGCACTCATGTAAAATAGGGATAAAAActgagttattttttcttttttctttttttttttttcctttaaggtGGCCTAGGTGTGGGAAGTAAGTCAGCTGCCACCAGTCCTACAGGATCCCTCCATAGCACTCCCACTCATCAGGCTAAACCCCAAACACTGGATCCATTTGCTGATCTGGGGACTCTTGGAGCAAGTTTAGCAGGTTTGCAtcccttatttaaaaaaaaataaaaaaaataaaaaaaattaagttaccAGCTCTGTTTTAGGGAAATAGGATGAACAGCCTGGTATGTGACAGAGGTCTGTGGGTCCTTTCAACCTGTCTGCATGTCGGTGCTGCTTTCAAGCTCTCCCTTCTGCCTGATTTTCTGTAAGGTCTCACAAATCTGTGCTTTACTGATcctccatcaaaaaaaaaaaccaaactgctaACAAGTTGTTGGGACCTCTGTAGGCTGTATGGATTGCTAAGTATATCCTCTATCTTGTAAGTCTAAACAGTCTCTGGCTAAGGATGCTCTGTGTTTTAACTCCAACTGGAGAACTGTTGCTACAGACCTTGGAGCAGTGCCTGGGAGGAGACTTTGGCTCTTCAAAGCTACTGGGGTCCCTGAGGAATTGTTTCCTTCTAGACTCGactcatttttgtcttttgtgaGGAAATGTGTGGAACCTCACTAATCTGCCTCTAATTTGCAGTACTATCTAAATGTGGAGTTTGAACGCATTTTCATTTGCACCTGGCTACAAAGGACTGTTTGCTTGACTGCTTAGACAAGGATTTTGTCCTTGTTTTATCTCTGAAAAGAATCAGCAAACCCTGGACCTCAGTGTTAAAAAGGCAGTTCTGACAAATTatttaagtttttcttaaaaccCAGCATGTTGGCTTCTCTGACTCTggtaaatagatttttcttccctttgtcaCTGCCCTCAGCTCTTTGCAAGCCATTGTGGTTTTATCTGATGTTTGTATTGTCCTTTGCGTCAGTACCAGCATGGTTCTGGAATTAGGTTTCCCAGTTCCCTCTGCTGGATCACtagctgctctgcaggagcaaaataaaaagtatgcCAAGAGCCATGTCAGAGCATTGAGgtgcttttaaaacacatatTCTGTAGCAAAGTTAtggcatttaaaaacaaatgacttGGCATCCACAGGATATTTAACCacatttttgttgttcattACTAAGTCAAAAGCATTTGATCCAGTTTCCATGACACATTCTGGAGCTCAGAGTTGAGTGTGGATGTTAGTctcaaataataaaacattaactCTGCATACCTCCCACCACAAACTATGCCAGAGGAGCATCCCCTAAGGTAATAAGGTGCTGAAACACACAGCTCTGTGGGATAGTATTACATCAGTACAGCATAAGGAGATACTATTTCAACATAGGTCAACTTGATGTTGCCACCATAACACACAGCAGCTGTCGTTCCCAGTTAGCTGCATGTAGCTTTCCCTGTGTTTCCCCAATGAACCACTACTCCAATTCCTGTGCAATCTTCAAGGGCTGTTGCTGTCTTTTAAGCAGCTTACAGAGCAGTGACAGGTAAGTTGAAAGGCTTTACCTGATGTTGCAAAAATAAGTTtgtggcagagctgaaaataGAAGCCAGCTGCCTGGGGGATTTTGATTAGGTTCCCTCTTTTGGGAAGGCAAGTCAGTATCCTGTTTGCTAATGCTCACTGTCATTCCTTTCCCCGTACTCTGCAGGTGGCCCTTCGTTTGCCAGTAAACCGACCACACCGACAGGCATGGGTGGAGGATTCCCCCCCTCGCCGCAGaaaccctctccccagcccatggGTGGCAGCGGTTGGCAGCAAGGAGCTGGCtatggctggcagcaggcacaACCCAAAGCCCAGCCAAGCATGCCTCATGCATCTCCCCAGAACAAGCCCAATTACAACGTGAGTTTCTCAGCGATGCCGGGAGCACAAAACGAACGTGGAAAAGGACCGGCTAACGTTGGTAAGCTTTTTGGAGTTCAGCATCCAAAAGGCTGACTCCTTCTAATATTGCTTTAATGTTCCAACGCCTTAACGGGTTAGGGTCTAAGCAAGTAAGTCATGCTGATCATTTGATGATGTATAAAGTTCAACACTAGTTGTCCTGTCCTAGACTCTAAAGTGTGCTAATATTTGGGAAACCCTGTGTGCCAAGTAAGCTTtgataataattaaaaagtaacatTAGCCTATACCTCTTTTGTGAGAACCTGGACACCCATTAGCACTGGGAGATTGTTATAGTGATAAGCGTGGGGGGTGGCTTGGGTAGAAAAGCAGTATTAAACAAACCTGTATTGTGATAACAAAGTCAAATCTTCTTGTTTTTCAAGATTCAAAACCAAAAGTGTCTGCAGATTTCGAAGACCTATTATCTGGTCAAGGTTTTAATGCTCACAAGGACAAGAAGGGCCCCAAAACAATAGCTGagatgagaaaagaagaaatggctaAGGAGATGGACCCTGAAAAACTAAAAGTAAGCAATATTCTTGTTTATGCTCTTACAATCATTCAACGTGTCTGTCTTTCTCAACATGTTGGAGGCTGCTTGAAACTCTGCCCCTGAAAGGTGGAGGGGGCAGTAATCCACCAGCCATCCCACATGTGAGGCAGCAGAGCAAATCTTTCAGATCATTTAGTGCTAGAAGCTATCGTCCTGTTTTAGCACTTACTTCAGCGCGTGGCCTCCACAGTATTGCTGGATCCCAAGCACCATGTGCTAtctcttctgcttgctttccaTAAAGT encodes:
- the DNAJC6 gene encoding auxilin isoform X3, producing the protein MDSSGASSPDMESSYGGGLLDMVKGGAGRLFSNLKDNLKDTLKDTSSKVMQSVASYTKGELDISYITSRIIVMSFPAEGVELGFRNHIEDVRTFLDSRHPDHYTVFNLSPKYYRSAKFHNRVSECSWPVRQAPSLHNLYAVCKNMHNWLQQNPKNVCVIHCMDGRAASAVLVSAMFCFCHLFSNPGPAMQLLNTKRPGIVLWPSHRRYIGYICDLIADKPVIPHCKPLTIKSVTLSPVPCFNKQRNGCRPFCDILSGETRILTTSQEYERMKEYRVQEGKVLIPLGATVHGDVVVSVYHMRSTIGGRLQAKMTNTQIFQIQFHTGFIALGTTTLKFTKPELDACDSPDKYPQLFHVILDIEIQSTDRQTELTPPWENFTTKDINPTILFSSHQEHQDTLALAGRGPTDSPQDNIRNVGQSAFFSSLSWQDQKSDKSSSHPTSEDRAALVHEESEQSDDELLSLSSQHSNASGDKPHGTPKHSKKQQEPPAPPPPEDVDLLGLDGSPMSKSFPSQPTAAPSNSDLLNDLFGVGGPSSQSQSGQPAAEEVFHVGGPGSVQSTPRRSAASASPSPSPRVGEATAFDPFGSSPKQTGPDLLGSFLGSSAVPGDPFLQATRSPSPTVHSDPFHMASSTPTVSIQPDVSGGWDWANKPGGLGVGSKSAATSPTGSLHSTPTHQAKPQTLDPFADLGTLGASLAGGPSFASKPTTPTGMGGGFPPSPQKPSPQPMGGSGWQQGAGYGWQQAQPKAQPSMPHASPQNKPNYNVSFSAMPGAQNERGKGPANVDSKPKVSADFEDLLSGQGFNAHKDKKGPKTIAEMRKEEMAKEMDPEKLKVLEWIEGKERNIRALLSTMHTVLWAGETKWKPVSMADLVTPEQVKKVYRRAVLVVHPDKATGQPYEQYAKMIFMELNDAWSEFENQGQKPLY